In a genomic window of Sarcophilus harrisii chromosome 4, mSarHar1.11, whole genome shotgun sequence:
- the SKIV2L gene encoding helicase SKI2W isoform X2, translating into MTFRGGIWNWTRQLPPCQGRDFQSFGLLSTSGFAKTVGSCVMLETERLVLPPRGPLDLPLCALELGCTGRWELLSQPQVSDSPAGTLSHGLPPCAPELQGETEQLFLSSPEWLPLHGVERVAWKWQRKTDPWSLLGLPGAPVPSDLQAQRHPTTGRVLGYREVLLEDTNLSATTSLSLRRPPGPSSQALWGNPTHYPFWPGGMDEPTIADLSICGDSEEEIDFEKDLLTIPPGFKKGVGFTPKNNSTPASGLLSLSHLLEPLELGGGEEEEEETSGRLGGPGGDSVTASTSEPPLVHASSLEDLVLKDASAPLSPPEPPKPPVLEQWAIPVDITSPVGDFYRIIPQPAFQWPFEPDVFQKQAILHLERHDSVFVAAHTSAGKTVVAEYAIALAQKHMTRTIYTSPIKALSNQKFRDFRNTFGDVGLLTGDVQLHPEASCLIMTTEILRSMLYSGSDVIRDLEWVIFDEVHYINDAERGVVWEEVLIMLPDHVSIILLSATVPNALEFADWIGRLKRRHLYVISTAARPVPLEHFLFTGNSPKTQGELFLLLDSRGVFHTKGYYAAVEAKKERTSKHAQTFGAKQPMHQGGPGQDRGIYLSLLASLRSRAQLPVVVFTFSRGRCDEQASGLSSLDLTTSSEKSEIHLFLQRCLARLRGSDRQLPQVLHMSELLRRGLGVHHSGILPILKEIVEMLFSRGLVKVLFATETFAMGVNMPARTVVFDSMRKHDGATFRDLLPGEYVQMAGRAGRRGLDPTGTVILLCKGRVPEMADLHRMMLGKPSQLQSQFRLTYTMILNLLRVDALRVEDMMKRSFSEFPSRKDSKAHEQTLAELTKRLGDLEEPDTSGQLADLPEYYSWGEELTETRGLIQRRIMESVNGLKSLSVGRVVVVKNQEHRNALGVILQVSSDTTNRVFTTLILCEKQPPEGPLPGSSRSLDVPYPDDLVGHKLFLPEGPCDHTVAKLQPSDIIAITTKMLRVNGERILEDFSKRQQPRFKLVALGRTLPLHW; encoded by the exons ATGACGTTTAGGGGAGGGATCTGGAACTG GACGCGGCAACTTCCGCCATGCCAGGGGCGGGACTTCCAGAGCTTCGGTCTTCTAAGCACTTCCGGCTTCGCGAAGACTGTGGGAAGCTGCGTTATGCTGGAGACGGAGCGTCTGG TACTGCCCCCTCGGGGGCCCCTGGATTTGCCTTTGTGTGCGCTGGAGCTCGGATGCACTGGGCGCTGGGAGCTTTTGAGCCAGCCTCAGGTCTCGGATTCGCCGGCGGGCACC cTCTCTCATGGGCTACCACCCTGTGCCCCAGAACTGCAAGGAGAGACTGAGCAATTGTTTCTGTCATCCCCTGAATGGCTGCCCCTGCATGGTGTGGAACGTGTGGCCTG GAAATGGCAGAGAAAGACAGATCCCTGGTCTCTCCTGGGGCTGCCAGGAGCACCTGTCCCATCAGATCTGCAGGCTCAAAGACACCCAACCACCGGCAGAGTCCTGGGCTACAGAGAG GTCCTGCTGGAGGACACAAACCTTTCGGCCACAACTTCCCTGTCTCTACGCCGGCCCCCAGGACCCTCATCCCAGGCTTTATGGGGCAACCCAACACACTATCCATTTTGGCCAG GTGGGATGGATGAACCTACCATAGCAGATCTGAGCATTTGTGGGGACTCTGAGGAAGAGATTGACTTTGAGAAAG ATCTCCTTACCATTCCCCCAGGCTTCAAGAAAGGTGTAGGCTTCACTCCAAAGA ATAACTCAACCCCTGCTTCTGGCCTTCTCAGTCTTAGCCATCTTCTCGAACCCCTGGAACTTggtggaggggaggaagaggaagaagagacttcAGGAAGATTGGGGGGTCCTGGAGGGGACAGTGTTACAGCCTCCACTTCTGAGCCCCCACTGGTTCATGCTAGTAGCCTGGAGGATTTAGTCCTAAAG GATGCATCAGCCCCCTTGTCACCTCCAGAACCTCCAAAGCCCCCAGTCTTGGAACAGTGGGCTATTCCTGTGGATATTACTTCACCTGTGGGAGATTTCTACCGGATTATCCCCCAACCTGCCTTCCAG TGGCCGTTTGAACCAGATGTATTTCAGAAACAGGCTATTCTGCACCTGGAGAGACATGACTCTGTATTTGTTGCTGCTCACACATCTGCAGGAAAGACTGTTGTGGCTGAATATGCCATTGCCCTTGCCCAGAAACATATGACCCG tACCATCTATACATCACCTATCAAGGCCCTGAGTAATCAGAAATTTAGAGATTTCCGAAACACCTTTGGTGATGTGGGACTCCTCACAGGGGATGTCCAGCTACATCCTGAAGCTTCCTGCCTCATTATGACCACAGAGATCCTTCG CTCCATGCTGTATAGTGGTTCAGATGTGATTCGAGACCTTGAATGGGTGATATTTGATGAGGTCCATTACATCAATGATGCTGAG AGAGGAGTAGTGTGGGAAGAAGTCCTCATCATGCTTCCTGATCATGTTTCCATCATTCTCCTCAGTGCTACTGTGCCCAATGCCCTTGAATTTGCAGATTGGATTGG GAGGCTGAAGCGTCGGCATCTCTATGTGATCAGCACAGCTGCCCGACCAGTTCCCTTGGAACATTTTCTATTCACTGGGAATAGTCCAAAAACCCAAGGAGAGCTTTTTCTGCTTCTGGATTCACGAGGAGTTTTTCACACTAAGGG ATACTATGCAGCTGTGGAGGCCAAGAAAGAAAGGACTAGCAAACATGCACAGACCTTTGGGGCAAAGCAGCCAATGCACCAAGGTGGGCCTGGACAG GACCGAGGCATATACCTGTCCCTCTTGGCCTCCCTGCGGAGCCGTGCCCAGCTCCCTGTGGTGGTGTTCACCTTCTCCCGGGGCCGCTGTGATGAGCAGGCGTCAGGTCTCAGCTCCCTTGACCTTACCACCAGCTCTGAGAAGAGTGAGATCCACCTTTTCCTGCAGCGATGCCTTGCACGACTTCGAGGCTCCGACCGCCAGCTACCTCAG GTACTGCATATGTCAGAACTCCTTCGCCGGGGTCTAGGTGTACACCACAGCGGTATATTGCCCATTCTCAAGGAGATTGTGGAAATGCTCTTCAGTCGTGGTTTGGTCAAG GTCCTATTTGCTACAGAAACCTTTGCCATGGGTGTGAACATGCCAGCACGGACTGTGGTGTTTGATTCTATGCGCAAGCATGATGGTGCAACTTTCCGTGACTTGCTCCCTGGGGAATATGTACAGATGGCAGGGCGGGCAGGGCGTCGTGGTCTGGACCCTACAGGCACTGTCATCCTACTCTGTAAGGGACGTGTGCCTGAGATGGCTGATCTGCATAGGATGATGTTG GGAAAGCCTTCCCAGCTACAGTCCCAATTTCGCCTCACATATACAATGATTCTTAACTTGCTTCGGGTTGATGCCCTCAGAGTGGAAGATATGATGAAGAGAAGCTTTTCTGAGTTCCCTTCAAGAAAGGACAGCAAG GCACATGAGCAGACTTTGGCAGAATTGACAAAGAGACTTGGGGACCTAGAGGAACCAGATACCTCAGGGCAGCTTGCTGATCTTCCTGAGTATTACAGCTGGGGGGAAGAGCTGACAGAGACTCGGGGCCTAATCCAG CGACGGATCATGGAATCAGTGAATGGGTTGAAATCTCTGTCAGTGGGAAGAGTGGTAGTGGTTAAGAATCAGGAGCATCGGAATGCACTTGGAGTGATCTTGCAG gtCTCCTCAGATACCACAAACCGAGTTTTCACAACCTTGATTCTCTGTGAGAAGCAGCCCCCTGAGGGGCCACTGCCTGGCAGTTCCAGATCCCTTGATGTTCCCTATCCTGATGATTTAGTGGGTCACAAGCTATTCCTCCCTGAAG GG